One window of Triticum dicoccoides isolate Atlit2015 ecotype Zavitan chromosome 5A, WEW_v2.0, whole genome shotgun sequence genomic DNA carries:
- the LOC119302994 gene encoding uncharacterized protein LOC119302994, protein MVARMMRWPRPPQARKFRVRLVVRRAEGLPPPPPSVEPAEQEQRVAAEVRWKGPRASGLGSLRRAVRRNRTRGEELAGGAVAWEEGFDSAVTLAAASHREAAAFQPWELAFTVFTDVNKGPKTKPTILGTASLSLADYASAAEEDIEIILPLSVPCGAPESAPSLHLTLSMVELRAHQEASDASQRSAVAAPLSPSSCDSVPGGKDEVSVIKAGLRKVKILRHIVSARRSKKTFQSDEGSEDNCYIHSDGTEYPYGTEPVDEDLDDRTHEDEVADSTIRKSFSYGSLQSVNHVGDHEDWVYYSHRKSDAGYHVDEPQSSTAVGTVLPTAKRSILPWRKRKLGLRSLKAKGEPLLKRANGEEGGDDIDHDRRLLTSSDGSQRSRSEDGSVHGMMSEFGDDNFVVGNWESKEVLSRDGHMRLSSQVFFASIDQRSERAAGASACTSLVAVIADWFQANQNLMPIQSQFDNLIREGSLEWRNLCENKTYRERFPDKHFDLETVLDAKTRPLTVSPSKSFIGFFVPEGADDMGGLDFLNDAMSFDNIWDEISQAAEASSSDNPNLYIVSWNDHFFLLKVERDAYYIIDTLGERFYEGCSQAYILKFDDTTMIHKVSDEKKAQPSPDSSGPLKGSSRSSSSGQDSEDDDIEENVLVSKGKESCKEYIKSFLAAIPIRELQGDIKRGTVASTPLHHRLQIEFHYTEAVPAEVAQPPQALTIEAPFEFSWPEPPPGMELALAPAVAVA, encoded by the exons ATGGTGGCGAGGATGATGCGGTGGCCGCGGCCGCCCCAGGCGCGCAAGTTCCGCGTCCGGCTGGTGGTGCGGCGGGCGGAGGGgctgccgccgcccccgccgtccgtGGAGCCCGCGGAGCAGGAGCAGAGGGTCGCGGCGGAGGTCAGGTGGAAGGGGCCGAGGGCGTCCGGCCTCGGCTCGCTGCGGCGCGCGGTGCGGCGCAACCGCACCAGGGGCGAGGAGCTGGCCGGCGGCGCCGTGGCGTGGGAGGAGGGGTTCGACAGCGCCGTCACGCTCGCGGCCGCGTCCCACCGGGAGGCCGCCGCGTTCCAGCCGTGGGAGCTCGCCTTCACCGTCTTCACC GATGTGAACAAAGGCCCAAAGACTAAACCAACAATTCTGGGAACTGCTTCTCTTAGCCTAGCAGATTATGCATCAGCAGCCGAAGAGGATATTGAGATAATTCTCCCTTTGTCCGTGCCCTGTGGTGCGCCTGAGTCTGCTCCGTCGCTTCAT CTCACTCTGAGCATGGTGGAACTGAGAGCTCATCAAGAAGCCTCTGATGCTTCACAACGGTCTGCTGTGGCCGCTCCGTTATCCCCGTCGTCTTGTGATTCTGTCCCTGGAGGAAAAGATGAGGTTTCGGTCATTAAAGCGGGGCTAAGAAAGGTAAAAATCCTCAGGCATATAGTGTCAGCTCGAAGGTCCAAGAAGACATTCCAAAGCGATGAAGGCAGTGAAGATAATTGCTATATTCACAGTGATGGTACCGAATATCCATATGGTACCGAGCCTGTGGATGAAGATCTTGATGATAGAACACATGAAGATGAAGTTGCGGATTCAACTATCAGGAAGTCGTTCAGTTATGGTTCACTGCAGTCTGTCAACCATGTTGGTGACCATGAGGACTGGGTCTATTACAGTCACCGGAAATCCGATGCCGGTTACCATGTAGATGAACCACAGTCATCAACTGCTGTGGGAACTGTGTTGCCAACTGCCAAACGGAGTATCCTTCCTTGGAGAAAGAGGAAACTGGGTTTACGGTCACTAAAGGCTAAGGGTGAACCTCTGTTGAAGAGAGCAAATGGAGAAGAGGGAGGTGATGATATTGACCACGATCGTCGGCTGCTAACCTCTTCCGATGGATCACAG CGATCAAGAAGCGAAGATGGGTCAGTTCATGGTATGATGTCAGAATTTGGCGATGACAATTTTGTTGTGGGGAACTGGGAATCAAAGGAGGTACTTAGCCGTGATGGTCATATGAGGCTTTCTTCCCAGGTGTTCTTTGCGTCAATAGACCAGAGAAGTGAGCGGGCTGCTGGGGCAAGTGCATGCACGTCACTTGTGGCTGTCATTGCAGACTGGTTCCAGGCAAATCAGAATCTGATGCCTATCCAGTCGCAATTTGATAACCTGATCCGAGAAGGATCACTAGAGTGGAGAAACCTTTGTGAGAACAAGACATACCGAGAGCGTTTTCCTGACAAGCACTTTGATCTTGAAACTGTCCTTGATGCCAAGACCCGGCCACTTACAGTCTCCCCCAGCAAGTCATTTATCGGATTCTTCGTACCCGAAGGAGCTGATGACATGGGAGGACTTGACTTCCTCAATGATGCCATGTCCTTTGATAACATCTGGGATGAGATCAGCCAGGCAGCAGAGGCCTCATCCAGTGACAACCCTAACCTATATATAGTGAGCTGGAATGACCACTTTTTTCTCCTCAAGGTTGAGCGTGATGCATATTACATCATCGACACCCTTGGAGAAAGGTTCTACGAAGGATGCAGCCAGGCCTACATTTTGAAATTCGACGACACCACCATGATTCACAAGGTGTCCGACGAGAAGAAGGCGCAACCTAGCCCCGACTCAAGCGGGCCGCTGAAGGGTTCTTCAAGGAGCTCCTCGTCCGGGCAGGACAGCGAAGACGACGACATCGAAGAGAACGTACTCGTGTCGAAGGGCAAGGAGTCGTGCAAAGAGTACATCAAGAGCTTCCTGGCGGCCATACCGATCAGGGAGCTACAGGGGGACATCAAGAGGGGAACGGTGGCATCGACGCCGCTGCACCACCGCCTCCAGATCGAGTTCCACTACACCGAGGCGGTCCCGGCAGAGGTTGCCCAGCCGCCACAAGCCCTCACCATCGAAGCTCCGTTTGAGTTCTCatggcccgagccgccgccggggATGGAGCTCGCCCTAGCACCGGCGGTTGCCGTGGCATAG
- the LOC119302996 gene encoding 7-methylguanosine phosphate-specific 5'-nucleotidase A-like, whose amino-acid sequence MRRRWRRSAADDILSQGKQTQTPYSKREGGIRLAPAHHFGMRPMTSPLLLSPSPCRLLRRLFSRAPRRRNPTTPRPLGRRLPASMSSSSARAPDSVVADADALARKVAAIRAAGPAKLQVIADFDGTLTRYWYDGSRGQSSHGLLRQGNEEFDAKREALFEHYHPIEINPDIPLLEKAKLMEEWWGKTHGLLIEGGLTQNAIKKSVADAAIAFRDGVVELFEFLEARDIPVLVFSAGLADIIEEVFRQKLHRSFKNIKIVSNRMVFNEEGSLVAFKGKTIHVLNKNEHSLDMAAPVHDSLGDPNGSIDDYSLVKKRTNVLLLGDHIGDLGMSDGLNYENRIAAGFLNTNIEKSLKDYSKAFDIVYLNDASMRGVVELVSDLCP is encoded by the exons atgcggaggaggtggcggcggagcgCCGCCGACGACATTCTCTCCCAAGGGAAACAAACACAAACGCCCTACAGTAAGAGAGAGGGAGGGATTCGTCTTGCTCCGGCCCACCATTTCGGAATGAGGCCCATGACGAGCCCACTGCTCCTCTCCCCATCCCCTTGCcgtctcctccgccgcctcttCTCCCGCGCCCCTCGCCGCCGGAACCCTACGACACCGCGGCCCCTCGGCCGCCGCCTCCCAGCCTCCATGTCCTCCTCCAGCGCCAGGGCCCCCGACTCCGTCGTCGCAGACGCCGACGCGCTCGCTCGCAAGGTCGCCGCCATCCGCGCCGCCGGCCCAGCTAAGCTGCAG GTGATTGCCGACTTCGACGGCACGCTCACTCGGTACTGGTACGACGGCTCCCGCGGCCAGA GTAGCCATGGGCTGCTCAGGCAGGGGAATGAAGAGTTCGACGCCAAGAGGGAGGCGTTGTTCGAGCATTACCACCCCATCGAGATCAACCCCGACATCCCGCTGCTGGAGAAGGCCAAGCTCATGGAAGAATG GTGGGGGAAGACTCATGGTCTCCTTATTGAAGGGGGGCTTACACAAAATGCTATAAAGAAATCGGTGGCTGATGCTGCAATTGCTTTTCGAGATGGAGTGGTGGAGCTGTTTGAATTTTTGGAG GCTAGAGATATTCCAGTGCTAGTATTTTCGGCTGGACTTGCAGACATCATTGAGGAG GTCTTCCGGCAGAAACTCCACCGATCATTCAAGAACATCAAGATTGTGTCCAATAGAATGGTCTTTAATGAAGAGGGTTCTCTTGTAGCATTTAAAG GGAAGACAATTCATGTTCTAAACAAAAATGAGCATTCCTTGGACATGGCAGCTCCAGTGCATGACAGTCTGGGGGATCCAAATGGTTCTATTGATGACTATTCATTGGTGAAAAAGAGGACCAACGTGCTGCTACTTGGAGATCACATTGGAGACCTGGGAATGTCTGATGGTTTAAACTACGAGAACAGGATTGCTGCTGGATTCCT GAATACCAACATTGAGAAATCTCTGAAAGATTACTCCAAGGCATTTGACATTGTTTATCTG AATGATGCGTCGATGCGGGGAGTTGTTGAGCTTGTGTCTGATCTGTGTCCTTAA
- the LOC119302995 gene encoding histidine--tRNA ligase, chloroplastic/mitochondrial-like, translating into MSSAALRRHLLRIPARRRRLLCASSSSSPSKPTNGCHGSAAAGAGVVELNPPRGTRDFPPEEMRLRTWLFDHFREVSRLMAFEEVDFPVLESEALFVRKAGEEITEQLYSFEDKGGRRVVLRPEITPSLARLVIRRGTSAPLPLKWFTIGQCWRYERMTRGRRREHYQWNMDVFGVPGVRAEAELLQAIVLLFERLGVVSSDVGIRLSSRKVLQVVLDMYSVPQHLFTPVCVIVDKLGKMSREEIEKELISTGLPSEAVQGIIDVLSLKSLPELEEVLGSGGAEAVADLKKLFSFAEQYGYADWLCFDASVVRGLAYYTGIVFEAFDRQGELRAICGGGRYDRLLSTFGSEDVPACGFGFGDAVIVELLKEKGLLPHLSRQIDDIVFPLDDELQGPASCVASSLRKNGRSVDLVQDKRLKWVFKHAERLNASRLVLVGKSEWERGMVRVKILSTKEEFEVKAGELQ; encoded by the coding sequence ATGTCGTCGGCGGcgctccgccgccacctcctccgcattcccgcccgccgccgccgcctcctctgcgcctcctcctcctcctctccctcgaagCCGACCAACGGCTGCCATGGCtccgcggcggcgggggcgggggtggTGGAGCTGAACCCGCCGCGCGGCACGAGGGACTTCCCGCCGGAGGAGATGCGCCTGCGCACCTGGCTCTTCGACCACTTCAGGGAGGTGTCCCGGCTGATGGCGTTCGAGGAGGTGGACTTCCCGGTGCTCGAGTCCGAGGCGCTCTTCGTCCGCAAGGCTGGGGAGGAGATCACGGAGCAGCTCTACAGCTTCGAGGACAAGGGCGGCCGCCGCGTGGTCCTCCGGCCGGAGATCACCCCGTCCCTCGCGCGCCTGGTCATCAGGCGAGGCACCTCGGCGCCCCTCCCGCTCAAGTGGTTCACCATCGGCCAGTGCTGGCGCTACGAGCGCATGACCAGAGGGAGGCGCCGCGAGCACTACCAGTGGAACATGGACGTCTTCGGCGTGCCCGGCGTCCGCGCCGAGGCCGAGCTTCTCCAGGCCATTGTGCTCCTCTTCGAGCGTCTCGGGGTCGTGTCCTCCGACGTGGGGATCCGGCTGTCCAGCCGGAAGGTTCTCCAGGTGGTGCTCGACATGTACTCCGTGCCGCAGCACCTGTTCACTCCGGTCTGTGTGATTGTTGACAAGCTGGGGAAGATGAGCAGAGAGGAGATTGAGAAGGAATTGATCTCCACTGGACTGCCATCTGAAGCTGTGCAGGGCATCATCGATGTGCTTTCTCTGAAGTCACTGCCTGAGCTCGAAGAGGTGCTGGGCTCTGGTGGTGCTGAGGCTGTTGCTGACCTGAAGAAGCTCTTCTCCTTCGCCGAGCAGTATGGCTATGCCGATTGGCTATGTTTCGATGCATCGGTTGTTCGAGGTCTTGCATACTACACGGGGATTGTTTTCGAGGCTTTTGATAGGCAAGGGGAGCTGAGGGCGATCTGCGGTGGCGGGAGGTATGATAGGCTGCTTTCAACATTTGGTAGCGAAGATGTGCCGGCCTGTGGGTTTGGGTTTGGGGATGCTGTTATCGTCGAGCTGCTGAAGGAGAAGGGCCTTCTGCCTCATCTGTCGCGCCAGATAGACGACATTGTCTTCCCGTTGGATGATGAGCTTCAGGGACCTGCATCCTGTGTTGCATCCTCTCTGCGCAAGAATGGCAGATCTGTAGACCTTGTGCAAGATAAGCGTCTGAAATGGGTGTTCAAACATGCAGAGAGGTTAAATGCCAGCAGGCTGGTTTTGGTGGGGAAATCTGAGTGGGAGCGAGGCATGGTTCGTGTGAAGATTCTGTCTACCAAAGAGGAATTTGAGGTCAAGGCAGGCGAATTACAGTAA